In Phaseolus vulgaris cultivar G19833 chromosome 10, P. vulgaris v2.0, whole genome shotgun sequence, a single genomic region encodes these proteins:
- the LOC137818995 gene encoding LOW QUALITY PROTEIN: FCS-Like Zinc finger 3-like (The sequence of the model RefSeq protein was modified relative to this genomic sequence to represent the inferred CDS: inserted 1 base in 1 codon): MATFPSPPSPSSSSSSSIPSPRSSMXYYARSEDHYEEPHFLQACFLCRKPLGQNRDIFMYRGNTPFCSKECRQEQIEIDEANEKSWKVSSKRGVRQSENNQNSTPNKAVRTGTVAVA; the protein is encoded by the exons ATGGCTACCTTTCCTTCTCCTCCTtcaccttcttcttcttcttcttcttcaattccttCTCCAAGATCTAGCA TTTACTATGCTAGAAGTGAAGACCACTATGAGGAGCCTCACTTCCTCCAAGCTTGCTTTCTTTGCAGAAAACCACTAGGCCAAAACCGTGACATCTTCATGTACAG AGGGAACACACCATTTTGCAGCAAAGAGTGCAGGCAGGAGCAAATAGAGATTGATGAGGCAAATGAGAAAAGTTGGAAGGTTTCTTCCAAAAGGGGTGTGAGACAATCAGAGAACAATCAAAATTCCACACCCAATAAGGCTGTAAGAACTGGCACAGTGGCAGTGGCCTAA